The nucleotide sequence CGCCACGCCCAAGAAAGATACGTACCGTGGCTGTACCATCATCATCGAAATCAGCATGTACCCCTAATGGGATTGAGCAGCCACCGCCGAGGTCGGCGAGAATACTCCGTTCGATGTGAGCTGCCCGAGCGCTTTGTGGATCATTGAGTGGGGCAAGCGCCGCGATGAGTTCGTGGTCATCATCACGATGTTCTATAGCCAAAATGCCTTGAGCGGGCGCCGGAACCATGTGATTAACGTCGATGGGTACAGCTTGATAGGCAATATCGTTCAGCACATGAGGGGCTCCTGGACGGCCAGTTTGAAGACGAGCAAGTCCTGCACCAGCTAATACCACCGCATCTAGGTCACGGTGGATACGACCAATCCGGGTGGGTACATTGCCACGGATTGGTTCAATAATGAGGTCTGGTCGTTCTGCCAAGAGCTGCGCTGACCGTCGAGCAGATGAGGTTCCAACCCTTGCCCTTCTGGGAAGGCTGTCAAGATCAAATCCAGCCATACTGACAAGCACATCACGGCTATCAGCCCGTGGTGGGATCGCGGTGATCGCTAATCCTGGCGTTGGGTCAGTTGGAACGTCTTTACAGCTGTGGATTGCCATATCTACTGTGCCAGAAAGCAATGCATCACGTAAGGAATCTAAGAAAATACCTTTACGATCAAAGGCATCCAAGGCACGTTCAGGATGATCATCTCCGGTGGAAGACATCGGTACAAGCTCGGCAATCAGCCCACAACGCTCCTGTATAAGCGCAACGGTTTGGGCACTTTGGGCAAGCGCCAAGTCAGAACGTCGGGTTGCAACACGGAGTGGGCTACGGTTTGAGAGCAAATGAGTACCCATTAGGACACATCCAAATCAAAGAGGGCCGCAAGGGTCCGGGCATGCCCTTCACCATCTGGTGTTTGTGCTGATTGTTTTAGTTTCACCGTTGGTGAGTGCAAGAACTGATTGACCATCCCGTGTGTCAACACCTCAATTGCTTTGCGCTGTTCTTCAGTTAAATCACCAAGTTTGGATGCCACTCGCTCAAGTTGATGGCGACGTATCTCCTCAGCACGTTGACGCATAGCGGTAATGGTTGGTTCGACGCTTTGCCCATACGTCCAAGCCGTAAACTCCCCCACTGCTTGTTCAATAAACCCGCACGTATCTTCAATGGCTTTTGCACTTGGGCCGTCAGTGACAACACTGCGGAGTGAATCAATCCCAAATAGCCGTACATTGTCTAACTCATCAACCTCAGGAGCCACATCACGAGGAACGGCTAAGTCGACGATGACGAGGGGGTTTGGATTCCCTTTTCGGATACGTGCAATACGCTCTTTGGTAAACACCGGGAACGCAATGTCAGTACTGGTAACAAGTAAATCAACCCCACCAATGACATGGTCAATCTCAGAGGGATGGTCAAGGTCAAGGGGCATCGCATAGGTGTGTGGAACGCGGGCGCTTAACCGTTCAGCTAATTCCTCCGCTTTCCACTCAGTCCTATTTGCT is from Stomatohabitans albus and encodes:
- the hemA gene encoding glutamyl-tRNA reductase, which gives rise to MAVMMMGASHHNASIDFLECLAIEPARIQSVLQSICDLEEIDEAVLINTCNRKEVYISSRDPEGARDALRHTIACLSRQTGAELDVSLKTLEDEDAARHLFTVACGLDSMVVGEQQILGQVRDAMAASLDAGASGPVLNKLFRQAIHTGRTVRQHTTISEGAHSTVTVALDLAKRYLPKEGSRVLIYGAGMIGGMAARTLAGLENKPDLKPSEVHIANRTEWKAEELAERLSARVPHTYAMPLDLDHPSEIDHVIGGVDLLVTSTDIAFPVFTKERIARIRKGNPNPLVIVDLAVPRDVAPEVDELDNVRLFGIDSLRSVVTDGPSAKAIEDTCGFIEQAVGEFTAWTYGQSVEPTITAMRQRAEEIRRHQLERVASKLGDLTEEQRKAIEVLTHGMVNQFLHSPTVKLKQSAQTPDGEGHARTLAALFDLDVS
- the hemC gene encoding hydroxymethylbilane synthase, translating into MGTHLLSNRSPLRVATRRSDLALAQSAQTVALIQERCGLIAELVPMSSTGDDHPERALDAFDRKGIFLDSLRDALLSGTVDMAIHSCKDVPTDPTPGLAITAIPPRADSRDVLVSMAGFDLDSLPRRARVGTSSARRSAQLLAERPDLIIEPIRGNVPTRIGRIHRDLDAVVLAGAGLARLQTGRPGAPHVLNDIAYQAVPIDVNHMVPAPAQGILAIEHRDDDHELIAALAPLNDPQSARAAHIERSILADLGGGCSIPLGVHADFDDDGTATVRIFLGRGEGHSPIRLTEQLDADTDAVVFARDVVATLKQKGA